DNA from Sphingomonas sp. SUN039:
TTCGAACGCCACGCCGATACGGCGATCGTGCGCCCAGCGCACCGTGGCTGGGAATTGCTCGGCCGCGCTGAGTTTCAGCACCACCGCGTTCGAGATCTTCGCATCGGGATCAATCTCGATCATGGCACCGCCGCCCGAGATATTTCGGACGCGCACCGGATGCGTTTCGCCCTCGCTGCATAGCTGGCCCCGGCGAAGGAGCGCCGCGCGCGGCTCGCGCTCGACGGCGTCGAGGGTGCGCCCGCTGCGCGCCGCAATCAGCGCCGCTGCCTGCCCGCCGTCCATGGCCTTGCCCAGAATATAGCCCTGTGCCCGCGAGCAGCCGAGCGACCGTATGACCGATATCTCGCCCGCCGTTTCCGCGCCCTCCGCGGTCGTCGTCATGCCGAGGCTTTCGGCCAGCGCCACGATTGCCGAGATGAACCGCATGTCGACGCCGTCGTCGGTCGACAGGCCGCGCACGAACGACCGGTCGATCTTGATCGTATCGAAGGGCAGGCGTTTCAGATTGGCGAGGCTCGCATAGCCGGTGCCGAAATCGTCGAGCGCGAAGCGGACGCCGAGCTGCTTGATCGTCGCGAACATCGCATCGATACGGTCGCCCTCGGCGACAAAAACGCCTTCGGTCAGTTCGAGTTCGAGCCGGTCGGGCGCGACGCCCGACGCAGCCAGCGCATTCGAGACCAGCGCGGGAAGCTGTGCACTGCGGAACTGGAGCGGCGAGATGTTGACCGCGATCCGGATTTCGTCGGGCCAGTGCGCGGCCTCGGCGAGCGCGGTCCGCAATACCCATTCGCCGATTGGGCCGATGATGCCGATTTCCTCGGCAATCGGGATGAACAGCGACGGTGAAATCTCGCCGCGTTCGGGATGGTCCCAGCGGGCCAGCGCCTCGAACGCGCAGGGCCGGTCGGTCGCGAGATCGAACACCGGCTGATAGGCGAGGCGTAGTTGGCCCTTGGCGAGCGCCTCGCGCAGGTCGTCCTCGAGCAGGCGGCGGTCGTCGGCATCGCGGTGCATCTGCGGCTGGTAAAAACTGTGGACGCCACGCCCCGCCGCTTTCGCGTCGTACAGCGCGAGGTCGGCGTTACGGAGCAATTCGTCGGGATCCTCGCCGTCGAAAGGTGAAATGGCGATGCCGACCGATGCCCCGATCGAAATCGTCGAAGGGCCGATGGTATAGGGAAACGACAACCGCTTGATGACGGCATCGGCCAGTCGGGCGAGATTTTCGCGGTCGTCGACATCGGGGACGACCACCGTGAATTCGTCGCCGCCGAGGCGGCAGACACAGCCATGGTCGCCGACGACATGCGACAGCCGCTGGGCGACCTGTTGCAACAGCACATCGCCGACCGGATGCCCGAGCGTATCGTTGACGCCCTTGAACCGGTCGAGGTCGAGCATGAACAGCCCGCAATCGCCCTGCCCTTTCAGCTTTCCCTCGGTTTCGAGCGCGGCCTGCAAGGTCCGCCGCATCAGCACGCGATTGGGCAGGCCGGTCAGCGAATCATAATGGGCAAGCCGCGCAATTTCGGCATCGGCGCGGCGCGATCCCGACAGATCGAGCGCGAAACCGCGGAACCCGGCATAGGCTCCGTGCGCGTCGAGCATCGGGCGACCGCTGAGCGACCACCAGACGGCAGGGTCGTGCGCGGCCTGCACCGCGACATCGGCAAAGGCAGTGCGGCCGCCGAAGTGAAAGCCCAGCGTCCGGGCGACCGAACCCCCTTCGGAACCACCTTCGGGCGCGACGAGATCGGACAGGGCAAGCGTCGAAAGGTCGTCGTCGGCAAGCTGCAGGTCGGCGATCATGCGCGGCGTCAGATAGGCGATCCTTCCGTCGCTGTCGGTGGCCCAGAACCATGCCTTGCGGCTCGCCTCGACATCGCCCAGCAATCCCTCGCGGTCGGTCAGCGGGTCGCCGTCATGGCCGTCGCCGCGCCCATGGCCGCGCATCGCCGCCAGCGATTCCGACAGGCGCGCGAGCACCGAGCCGGACGGCACAGGGTCTTCGGACTGGACCAGATGGCGGAGCGACGGACGCATCGTTTGTCCGTGCTACGCGGACAGGGTTGATTTAGCGTTAGCGATACACGCGAAACAGCCGGGGCGGTGAGGCCCCGGCTGTCGGCTTTTTCGGTTAGACTAGCAGGCAGCGGCAAAGCCGCTGCTTCGTCGGTCGGGACTTCGGTGAGCCGAAGCCCGCCGTCCGGTCCGGAACGAGTCCGGGAATAGCATCGCTATTCCCGGCCGTTCTCGGACTAGAAGTCCATGCCGCCCATACCGCCCATACCGCCGCCCATGCCGCCGCCCATCGCGGGCGACTTGTCTTCGGGCATTTCCGAAACAGCCGCTTCGGTGGTGATCAGCAGACCCGCGACCGATGCTGCGTTCTGCAGCGCGGTGCGGACGACCTTGGTCGGGTCGATGACGCCCGCCGTGACGAGATTCTCGTACACGTCGGTCGAGGCGTTGAAGCCGAACGATGTGTCCGACTGGTCGAGCAGCTTGCCCGAGACCACCGCACCGTCATGCCCGGCGTTGGCCGCGATCTGGCGAACCAGCGAGGTCAGCGACTTGCGGACGATGTCGACGCCGCGCGTTTGGTCGTCGTTGATGCCGGTCAGCCCTTCGAGTGCCTTGGTCGCATAGAGCAGCGCCGTCCCGCCACCGGGGACGATGCCTTCTTCGACGGCTGCGCGCGTTGCGTGCAGCGCATCGTCGACGCGGTCCTTGCGCTCCTTGACTTCGACTTCGGACGCGCCGCCGACCTTGATGACCGCAACACCGCCGGCCAGCTTGGCCAGACGTTCCTGCAGCTTTTCCTTGTCGTAATCCGACGTCGTGTTCTCGATCTGCTGACGGATCGCTTCGACGCGGCCCTTGATCGC
Protein-coding regions in this window:
- a CDS encoding EAL domain-containing protein translates to MRPSLRHLVQSEDPVPSGSVLARLSESLAAMRGHGRGDGHDGDPLTDREGLLGDVEASRKAWFWATDSDGRIAYLTPRMIADLQLADDDLSTLALSDLVAPEGGSEGGSVARTLGFHFGGRTAFADVAVQAAHDPAVWWSLSGRPMLDAHGAYAGFRGFALDLSGSRRADAEIARLAHYDSLTGLPNRVLMRRTLQAALETEGKLKGQGDCGLFMLDLDRFKGVNDTLGHPVGDVLLQQVAQRLSHVVGDHGCVCRLGGDEFTVVVPDVDDRENLARLADAVIKRLSFPYTIGPSTISIGASVGIAISPFDGEDPDELLRNADLALYDAKAAGRGVHSFYQPQMHRDADDRRLLEDDLREALAKGQLRLAYQPVFDLATDRPCAFEALARWDHPERGEISPSLFIPIAEEIGIIGPIGEWVLRTALAEAAHWPDEIRIAVNISPLQFRSAQLPALVSNALAASGVAPDRLELELTEGVFVAEGDRIDAMFATIKQLGVRFALDDFGTGYASLANLKRLPFDTIKIDRSFVRGLSTDDGVDMRFISAIVALAESLGMTTTAEGAETAGEISVIRSLGCSRAQGYILGKAMDGGQAAALIAARSGRTLDAVEREPRAALLRRGQLCSEGETHPVRVRNISGGGAMIEIDPDAKISNAVVLKLSAAEQFPATVRWAHDRRIGVAFEQRIDVTRFWHNEPPTD